In Acidimicrobiia bacterium, the sequence ATCGCTTGATCGGATCGGTTGTTCAGGTCAGGAGAATGGGTGGTGCTCCTTGGTTGGTGGGGACACGGTTGTCGCCGGCTCCTACCCCGATGGGGGGCGAGGCGGTTCGGTGCCTGGGCATTCATCCGCCACGCACAATGTGGTGGGCATGGAGCGGTACGGCCACAGCAACCGCTGGGCTCATTCACATGCGTCGACCCGCACCAGGGGTGGGGTCATGCCTGATATCGAGCTCGCAGCTGTTGCCGTGTCCGAACCTCACGCCGCCTCTTTCAGGCAGCGGATCTCACCGTCCCGTATCCCGTAGTAGACCAGGGTGAGGAGTTTGCGGGCGGCGGCGACTCGGGCGATGTTGGTGCCTCGACGTTCGGCGATCCGTTGGTAGCTGTCCCGGATCGGGGTTCCGCCCCGCCAGCGGGCCACCGCCTCGACCGCCGCCCATCTGACCAGCGCCGAGCCCTGTTTGGTGATCGACCGGCGGAACACCTTGTCGTCGGATTCCCGATGCCTTGGCGTCAAACCCACCCAGGAACAGAGCCGTTTCGGGTTGGGGAAACGGTCGATATCGCCGATCTCGGCGACGAACACCCCCGCAAAGACCCGACCCACCCCCGACAGCTGCTGGACAGTCCGATACCCAGCGTCGTCGCGCAACTGGAGATGGACCCGCCGGTCCAGTTCGGTGATCTCCCGGTCATAGCGGCCGATCAGGTCCCGTAGCGAGTCGATCCGATGCTCGTAGGCTTCACCGAGCGGTGTCTCTTCGAGGAACCGGGCCCCATGCGGACCCCACAGCGTCGTCAACGACGGTATCACCCCTTCTTTGCCCAACACCGAATGCACCTGGGACTTCAACCCGGTGCGAAGCTGCGACAACTTGTGGCGATACCGCACCAACTCCCGCAGCTGGCGCAGCGACCGAGGAGCGATCCACGACTCAGGCAGACTCCCCACCCGCAACAAGTCCGCCAACAAAGTGGCATCCCGATCGTCGTTCTTGACCCGACGGTTCTCGAACCCCTTCACCCCCAACGGATGTGCCAAATGAACTCGGCCACCAGCCTCCTCAATCACATCAGCCGCCCAATACCATCCCCACGTAGCCTCCAGGACAACCTCGGGTTCGGGGCCGGCTTCCCCGAACCGCCGCCGCCAACGCCATCGGCGAGTTCTCGATCCTCCGCGACGACACCTTTCTGCCATCCGGATCCATGATCACCACCACCGACCGGCGCCTATGCAAGTCAATACCCACGTAACGTGACACAACGGGCCTCCCTTCTCGAGGCGGACATTGACACCCCGAAGTATCGGGGAACCGTCAACGGGGAGCGGAGGCCCGCTCCCTCATCGCATCACATCACGAGCGGTCGGATTTGCGCTGAATCGCCCTCGCCGTTTCCGCGGTCCTTGCCCTGAGATCGGTGAGCTGATTGTTGGCGGAGAGCACATCCGCAGCCTCGACGTCGTGTCCGTTGGCCGGATGGATCAGCAGGTCGGACAGGCTACCCATGCCGCCGAAAGCCGTCAGCAGGTGATCAACTCCGTATTGATCTCCGGCTCTGATCCGCTCTACGTCTCGCTCGACCCATTGAGCCCACACGTCTTCGCCAAACGATCGAAGCAACCCGGCCAGCTCAGTCGCAGCTTCGATGAGTTGGTCGGGTGAGCCGGCGGCCTTTGAATCGTTCATTTCTTCATGATGGCGTCTCCGCCGGGGCATGTCTCGCCTCCGGTTGGACACCTGTGGCTCGCCGTCATCCCTCATGGCCTTCGTGGGTCACCGTTTCGACCGGGAGAAAGCGCTTGGCGCGCCTCATGCTGAACACGATGGCGGCAACCAGCATGGTCACGATGATCGCCAATGACAGATAGGTGTTCATGTGAAACCAGTGCGAGATCGCCATCTTGATGCCGACAAAGATCAAGATTCCGCCGAGCGCGTGCGACAGGAAGTGGAAACGGTCCTTGGCGTTGGCCAGCAGGAAGTACATAGCCCGCAGGCCGAGGATGGCGAACGCGTTCGAGGCGAACACCAGGTAGGGCTCATTGGAGACGGCCAGGATGGCGGGGACCGAGTCGACGGCGAAAATGACGTCGGTGATCTCGACCACGAACAAAGCGGACAGCAACGGAGTGGCAGCTCGCCTCCCGTTGAGTCTGGTGAAAAACTTCTGTCCGTCGAGCTGGTCGGTGACGGGCATGATCTTGTGCAACAACCCGAGGCCGCGAGTGGCTTCTTTGGCGCCCTCGTCGGCCCGATGGCGAATGACCTTTACGCCGGTGTAGACGAGGAATACCCCGAATACGAGCAACAGCCACCAGAACCGGCTGATGAGAGCGGTCCCCAACAGGATGAAGATCGCTCGCAGAGCGAGAGCTCCAAAAATGCCCCAGAAGAGAACCCGATGTTGATATCTCAAGGGGATCGCCAGGGTGGAGAACAACATCGACCAGACAAAGACATTGTCGACACTGAGGGACTTTTCGATCAAGTACCCACTGATGTACTCACCAAAGGCGTCGTAGCCGAAGGTGACGGCAATGAAGACCGAGAACGCCAGCCCGCATGCCACCCACACAAGCGACTCGTACAGCGCCTCTTTGGGAGAGGGGGCGTGTGCGTCACGGTGCCGGTACAGATCTATCGCCAGCAGAGCGACGATGATCACGAGCAGGGCGGACCAGGCCCACGCGGGCACATCGAGATCGACAAAACTCGAACGGTCGCCTTCAGCCGCGGCCAGTATCAATTGAGCATCCTTTCGACTATCACCAGACGGACAGTCGAAGGTCTCGCTCTCACCGGGACGGGTGAGCCGGGGAACCGGGCAGCGCACTGCCGGACTGACGGCCGATCCCGGGGGCTACTCGCCCTCGACGACCGTATTCTGGCCTGCGTAACAGACCGCCGCAAGGCCGTCCTTCACCGCGGCAGCGTCGTCTCGCGCCTAGAAGCCGTGCTCTATGCTCGGCCCATGGAGAAAGTGGTTGACCGTCTCCGCAGGTGGAACGATTCGGCGGTGCGGTATCACACCCGGCTCGTGTTGGACGGGGCTGAGCCGGACACCGCCGAGATGCGGACCAGGGCCGACGAGGTACGCGCGAGTCCAGACTGCGGTGCGGTAATCGATGGCAGTTTTGTGGACCCACGCCACGCCTACCGCAAGTGGCAGGGCGCTCACTGGGCACTGGTGCAGCTAGCCGAACGGGGCCATCCCGGTGGAGACCCACGCCTCGAACAGGTACAGGAGGTCGTGTTCGCATGGATCCTGTCGCCGGCGTTTCTGAAACCGAACTGGACCCGGCACATCGAAGGACAGTCCGATCGGGTGCGACGTTGTGCCTCGATGGAGGGCAACGTTCTCTGGGCAAGCCTGCAGCTGGGCCTGATGGACGAGCGGTTGCAGGTGCTTGCGGATCGGCTCGGGACAATGCAATGGCCCGATGGGGGCTGGAATTGCGATGTGCGCCCTCAAGCGCGCCGGTCATCCTTCGTAGAGACCGTGCTGGGACTGCGGGGCCTGGCGGCTTGGGTGGAGGCGACAGGCGACAGGACCGCCAATGGCACGCTCGAAAGAGGTATCGAGCTTCTGTTGGAACACCACCTGCTCTTTCACCGCAGTGGCGCCCTGATGGTACCCAACTGGGGGCCCCGACCCGACAAGATTGGATTCCCGATCCGTTTCTTCGATGTTCTTCTTGTTCTGGAGCTCATGGCCGACATCGGCTGCCTCGACGACCCGCGCTGCAATCGGGCCCTCGACCTACTCCTTTCCAAACGCACCGCGGACGGTGGATTTCCGATGGAGGTGAGACGGGCCCGCACCGCAACCGAGATCTGTAGCAATTGCACGTTCGCCGAGTGGGGGCCCGGTGGGAAGACCCAGACAAACCCCTGGGTGACCATCCGCGCCCTTCGGGTGCTCGGAGCCACCGGCCGCCAGCAGTGATCTGCCTCGTGCATTTGACGTCGTAGTAACCGGCCGCAGAGTCGGAGGGTGGGCCGAAAGAGGTGGCGATGCTTCTGGGGCTACGGCGCGCCGGGCGAATCCACCGGCAAGTCGAACCGAATGACTGCATAGGCCAGCAACGCCGAGCCACCGGCGGGGAGTTCGCCTGGAAGGCCATCGCGACGAAAGGCGCCGAGCCGCTCGGCGAAAAAGCCCTGCGCACGCTCATGGGAACGCTCGACAGCCTCCCCAACCACGGAACCTGCCTCGTCGAGTTGCCCGGCCCTGACTAGATATTCGATGAGGCTCAGCTCTGTCACGTGGCCAATCAGGGAGGTGGGATTGGGGAGGCCACCATCGAGGAGGCGCCGCATGGATTCGATCCACGGCAAGGCTGCACCCTCGATCGTTTCGACGATGTCGGCGGTGGCATCCGGTCGGATGGTGGAGTCCACCAGGTTCCACTCGAGCCACCGGGGAGGGTCGAGCAGATGCCCCAGATGACGTCGTGCCACTTCGTCCCCGGTCGCCAGGGGTTGCCCGATCTCCTTCCGCCACTTGCCGATCGTGCGGTCGCCGAGGTGGATTTGAACCCAGAGGCCGACGAGTTCTCCCGCTACGTTCAGCCGGTTTGACACGAACTCCACCCTGGCGGAGATGTCACCATCCCGACGGCTCAAGTGAGGCCCGCTCCTGGCGTAGCGCCAACCCGATCCGGAGAAATGGCCTGCTACCGCGTCGACCACCGACATGAACACGGCTCTCGGGGTCTCGACCCCGGGCCGACGGGGCGCAAACCGGCCGATGGCCTTGTCCTGGGCGATCTGCCGGATCAGCTCGTCGGTCGTCTCCGCCGTCCGGCGACCAGCGTTACCCGGTTTGCGCTTTCCCGGCCATGGCATCTCCCAAGCATAGGAAACGCGCCGGATTCCGACGGTCGCCCTGTCGAGGCACGGTCGTTTAGCTCTCGCGACCGGAGGCAGTCGTAGCGTTCCACGGAGCATCGCCTGACAGGTCGCTTCGATACGCGGTTGGACCTATTCTGTTGCGAGGGAGGAATCGTGACTTTCCAGACAGAATTCAAGAGCCCGCTGCATCAGACCGTCTCTACGACGAAGACCGACTTCTGGAACGACTCCTGTTCGATCTCCGAACTCACCTACGCGATCGAGCACGGGGCAGTAGGTGCGACGAGCAACCCGACGATCGTCGAGCAGGTGCTCCGGCTGGAACGGGACCTTTGGAACGACCGAATCCACCACGTGATTGCCGAGAATCCTTCGTGGACCGATGAAGACGTGATGTGGAAGATCTTCGAGGAGATCGGCGTCAAAGGCGCCGAACTGCTCCTTCCGGTTTTCGAATGGGAAGAAGGCAAGAAGGGCCGATTGTCGATTCAGACCAATCCGTCCAACTATCGGAACGTCGATCGAATGGTCGAACAGGCAGTTCACTTCGCCTCGCTTGCCCCCAATGTCCAGGTGAAGCTGCCGGTGACGAGCCAGGGTATCGTCGCGATCGAGGAAGCGACCTACCGGGGCGTGAACGTCAATGCGACGGTCAGTTTCACGGTACCGCAGGCAATCGCGGTCGGTGAAGCTGTGGATCGGGGCCTGGCGCGTCGCCAAGCAGAGGGTCTGCCCACAAACGACATGACTCCCGTGTGCACGATCATGGTGGGACGAACCGACGACTGGATGCAGGTCGTGACCAAGCGGGACGGCATCATCGTGAACCCTTCGTATCTTCCCTGGGCAGGGGTGGCGGTCTTCAAAAAGGCCTACGGCATCTTCCAGCAGCGCGGGTTTGGGGCCCGGTTGCTGGCCGCCGCCTACCGGCACCACCTGCACTGGTCCGAGTTCATAGGAGCCGATGCAATTCTGACGATTCCTTCGGGATGGCAAAAGCTGTTCAACGCTTCGCAGGTCGAAGTTCGTGAGCGGATGCAGATACCCGTGGATCCGAAGATCGTTGCCGAACTGAGCGATCGGATCCCGGACTTCCGCAGGGCATACGAGCCGGATGGCATGACCGAGATCGAATTCGACACTTATGGAGCCACGGTCAGAACACTGCGCGGCTTCATCGCTTCGTACCACGAGTTGATCAGAGTGATTCGTGAGGACTACATGCTCCCGAATCCGGATGTGAAGTAGACCCGGGAGGCCGGCGCCGATCCCAGCAGGCGGATCGGCGTTTCGAAGTCTCGGTGCAGCCGCGATCGAGCACGAACCGCCGCGAAAAGACCTGGTTCCGGCAAGCCAAACCAACTTCACGTCGTTGCAATCGATTGCCGGACTAGCCTCTCGATGGCAGATTCACCAAGCCCGGAGGAACGCCCGCATGACAAACGAGCTCGGCTTCGCCCCGTCGGAAGACCCATTCGTCGTCCAGCACGGCGGCTTCTACCGGCGCTGGCTATCGATGATCGACGACCTCGACGAGTTGCAGACCACGGTGGCAACGCTCAAAGGCACCACCCAGGATCTCTGGGTACCGGTGTGGCGGGAGGCCGGCCTCAGACACGAACAAGAGGGCGACCGGCAGGAACTCCTCGGTGACTACCAACGAGCGCGCAAGGAGTTCCTCCAGGCCAAGACCTACTACGCGATCGGGAGGTTTCCCGCAGAGATAACAGACGTCAAACGAACAATCAGCGATGACTGTGCCCGCGCATATCGCAAGGCCTGTGCCCATCTCGACCCGCCACTCGAGGTAGTGGAGGTGCCCCATCAGGGCGCGACAATCCGATCGCACTTTCGGGCTCCCGCCGAAGCCTCCGGCAACCAGCCGGTGCCGGCCGTGCTAATCATGTGTGGAGCAGACGTATTCAAGGAGGACCGCGGCTGGGCCGGCGACATGGCTCTCGACCAGGGCATGGCCTCACTGGTTATGGATGCGCCGGGAACCGGCGAGAACCCCTTCCCGTGGGCCCCCGAGTCGGTGTCTGCCTGGGAAGCAGCGCTGGACTGGCTGGCGGATCGGCCCGAAGTGGACGCAGATCGCATCGGGGCCTTCGGTATCTCACGCGGCGGATATTCGGTGATGCAGTTGGCCGGAGTTGCACCAACCAAGGTCAAAGCCGTGGCGGCCAACGCTGGTCACCCTTTCGGGTATCGCATGAGCGACGAGGAACTTGATGTGTTCGTCGACCACGCCAATCAGCGTGCTTCATGGCAATTCGGTGAGCCCGGGGGTCCCGGATTCTTCCCCTCCACCTCGCGCGAAGAAGAACGGGAGAAGTTCGCCACATGGGCCCTGTCGGAGCAAGGCATCCTCGAGAACATAACTATGCCCGTGCTCATGATCAACGGCAAGCATGATCACCTGGCGCCGATCGGCAACATCTACTTCATGTTCGAGAACGGCCCCGTGACGGGCAAGGAGGCTCGCATCTACGCTGACGCCGGCCACTGCGCCTTCAAGTACTTCGACGATTGGGCGCCGGCCACCTTCCGGTGGCTGGCCGACAAGCTCGGGGGCGGGCAGCCTTCTTGACATCGCCGCCGATAGCACCGTCATCGGTGCGTCTATTGGCGCAACCGCTTTGATGGCCGGTGTGGTGCTGGTCGTCTCCGGCGTCGCGCTGACCGCCGGTCAGTCACCCGTCTTCCGTTAATCAGCCAACACTTCTGCAACAGACGGCGGCAATGAGGAATCCGGCGGAGGACTGAAACTGATCAGGATGTGGTCGGCACCTGCCGCCCGGTAGGCCGCCACGCGCTCAACCGTTTCAGAAAGGTCGCCGGAGAATCTGAACTGCACCGACACTTCGATCTCGCCCGGGTCGCGCCCGATCTCCGCGCACGATTCGACGAGCAAGGCTTTCCGGTTCCGGAAGAGGTCCAGATCGTTGGTGTAGTCGGGGAAATTCCATTGGTCGGCCCATTTGGCCGCCAGCGGGATGGTCCGGCGGGGGCCTGTCCCCCCTATCACAAAGGGCGGGCGCGGGGTTTGGATCGGTTTGGGCTCGAAGACCGCCCCGGTGATCGTTCGATAGGTTCCCTCGAAACTGAACACCTCCTCGGTCATCAGGCCATGCAGAATCGCGAACGTTTCGTCGAGCAGTTCGAAGCGCTCCGATATTGGAGGGAGGTCAATTCCAAACGCCCGATGCTCCCCTTCGTGCCAACCGGCGCCCACGCCGATCTCGACCCTGCCGCCGGACATGCGGTCCAGGGTCACCGCTTGCTTGGCGAGAACTGCTGGATGGCGGAACGTATTGGCGCTCAACATCGCTCCGAAGCGAATTCGCTGTGTGACCGCCGCCAATCCGCCGAAAAGGGTCCACGAGTCCATGATCGGTGAAGCCGGGTCAGATTTGGGCGGATGCAGATGATCGTTGAGCCACACTGCGTCCCAGAATCCGCCCTGATCCGCTTCGACCCAGACGTCACGGAGCTGCGCCCAATCTGCATCCTGCGACCAGACTTTGAACGAGTACCGCACCCTAGGACCCGCTTCCTCACGTTCCATCGGACGGATTCCCGCTACTTCAGGTACCGATCCAGGTAGCCCAGCACATGGGTAATGGCTTCGTGCTGGACGTCGTTGACTTCGTAATCGCCGCCGGCGCCGCGCTTTGGATAGACGTAGCCATGGAGGTCGTGGTCGTACGAAACCCAATCGACCTCTTTGCCGGCCTCGACAAGCAGGTCGTAGTTGAGACGGAATATCCCTTGCAGTTCGTCCGTCTCACGCCCCATCACAAGAATGGGGGTTTGGATACCTGAGATCCGCTCCATAGCAAGTGGATAATCGATCCTGCGACGTACCTTCTCGACCTCCGTCATCATCATCGACTCAATGTTCCGCAGCTGCGTGTCCTCATTGACGAACGCCGTGTCGTCGGGAGTCAGGGCCAGATACTCATGCGACGCGGGCTCGCTGGCGACGGCCACCGCCGCTCCGTGGTACTCGGAAGCGAGCTTCATCACCATCTCGCCCCCATGGCTCATGCCGATCAGCCCCACCCGGTCCGGGTCGACATAGGGAAGAGTCTTGACGTATTCGATGATGGCGATCTCGTCCTCATATTCGAGCGGTGAGCGATTGAACAGCTCCCGACCCTGCCGCATGTCGCGAATCAGTGGTCCACCGTTGTGGTAGCCGAGCTCGACTTCAGTCCGATACCGCAGCCACGCGCAGGCGTAACCGGCCTCAACCAGCCGATCCATGATGTAGCCCCGGTTGGCTATTGCGTCGCGGATCCAAGGCATCCCCTCTCCACCGTTGCCGGATGCCAGTAGAACGACGGGAAATGGTCCATCGCCGTCGGGCCTTCGCATGCCGATCGGCGCATAGAGGCCGTCCCAGACCTCGATGTACATCAGATCGCATTCGGCGCCGGCGATCGTCTCGGTTACAACCACGCGTTCAGAATCCACCAGATTCTCCTTCTTGCCTATCGACTACCGGGACGCCATGAGACTCCCGGTCGGGCTTTGCGAGCTTACCGGCGAGGACAGATCCGAGCACCCGCCCCGGCCCAATCATCCCGACGAAACCCCAACTGAGTCGAGGAAGGGTCGCACCTCGACGGCTTTGCCGTTGAGTCGACTCGACTCGATGGCAGTGTGGACGATGGCGAGTGCTCGAATGGCGTCGTCCACCTGTACCTCGACGATTGCCTGTCCCCGGGCTGCGCGTGCGAACTCCTCGAGTTGCTCGCGGAACATGTCGGTTGCGGGAAGGTCGACCGGAGTGCGTTCCTGCTGCCCGTATGCCTGCGAAACCAGACTCGACCAGGCATCCGCCTCGTGAGCATCATCCCAATGCGAGAAGTCGAGGTCATACATCAGGTTCTGCCGGCTCCCCTGCAACCGGATCTGATAGATCCCGGGAGAGGCCCAACCGCAACCTAGATAGCCGAGAGCTCCAGACTCGAACTCCAGGATCGCCATCGTGGTGTCCGGCACCTCGGCACTGGTGTACAACTTCCGCGTGTGGGCAGACACAGCCGCAACCGGGCCGAGCAAGTACTGGAGGTTGTCGGCGTGATGAACTCCCAGTTGGATCAGCGGGCCCCCAGGTGTCTTCGACAGGTACCAACGCCAGGTCTCCGGCGTGAGTTCGAGCCCGCGTTCGTTGGAGAAGTTCGCCTCGACCATCGAAACGCCACCGACCGTGCCGTCTTCGATCCACCGTTTCATAACCCGACTACCGGCCAGGCGTCGAGCACTGTGCCCGACCGCGAAGACGCCACCGGTTTGATCAACGACCTTCTTGATGGCCAGGGCATCTTCGAGCGTCTGGGCGATCGGTTTGTCGGTATATACGGCTTTGCCCGCTTCGAGTGCCCTGATGATCAGGTCCTTGTGAGTGTCATTGGGAGTCGTGATGACAACGCCCTCGACGTCGGGGTCGCTCAACAGCTCCTCGTAGGAGGCGGCCGACTTGGGTACACCGTATTCTTCCTGAAAGGCGGTACGGCTGTCCTTGGATCGCGAGAAGCACGAATACAGCTCGACTAAATCGCCTCGTTGGGCACCGCGCGCCAGCACCCTGGCCCAACGACCAAGACCAACGGATGCAAGCCGAACCTTGTCACTCATCGTTCCTCCATATCCGCTTCGGATCTCGAGATCGTCACAAACACCCGTTCCTCGATCGTCGATACGAACCCCAATATCACTTGACGCCGCAATTTCCCCCATTATGGTCATTTCGTGCAATCGATTGCACACCGTCAGGCGTAGCCAAACGATCTACGCCCGCTGAGGAGGAAGAATGCCCACTCGCAACCGTGGCTCCCGCAAAGCTCGAGGATGGTTCGCGCTACTCATCGTCTTTGCGTTGGTCGTAGCCGCCTGTTCATCGAGCGACGACAGCTCGGACACGACAACACCCGGCGCAACGGATACAACTGCCGCTGGAGGAGGAGACCCCTCCGATGTCCAGAACCCCGGTGTATTCGTTCATGCTGCCGATGATGAGCCAACTACGCTCGATCCGGCTCAGGTCGAACCGGGCGAAGGCGGGGAGACGATGATCCTCCAGGTTTACGAGCGACTCCTCGAGATTGCTCCGGTCGGACCGGACCTCGTCCCGTCGATATCTACGGAAGTACCGACGCTGGACAACGGCCTCATCTCGGCAGACGGTCTGACGTTCACCTTCCCAATCCGACAGGACGTTGTCTTTCACGACGGCAGCCCGCTCACGGCCCAAGATGTCAAGTACTCGTGGGATCGGGTCATGACGATGGACCTTCCCGAGTCGGCCGCCGACTTGCTCAACGACACCGTCGTTGAGACGAGAGTCGTTGACGAGTTCACCTTCGAGGTGGTTCTCCAAGAACGGAGTGCTTCATTCCTGCGTGCCGTCGTGACATCAATGGTCGCCTCGGTCGTCAGCGAGGACGCGGTCGAGGCCAACGGCGGGATCGTGGCGGGCGAACCGAACGAGTTCATGTCCACGAACATGGTCGGAACCGGACCCTACAAGTTCGTCGTATGGAACCGGAACGAAAACCTCCAGTTCGAGATCTTCGAGGATTATTGGGGCACACCGGCCAACCTCGACTTGCGGGTTGAGATCGGATCTGATCCGGATGTGCGGGTTCTCGGCTTGCGCGCCGGCAACTTCGACATGATCGAGACCGACCCCTCGTTCATCGGCGACCTGGAGGGCGCCGACGGTGTTGTCATCTACAGCGGAGGCCTTCTGCTCGAGCCGATTCACATCGGTTTCAATCTCAACATGCCGGAGGATGAGCTTCCGGACGAGGACACGATCTCCGGTGACTTCTTCAACGATCCGAGGATTCGTCAAGCGTTCAACTATGCCTACGACTACAACGCCTTCCTAGAGGGAGCTCTTGGCGGATTCGGGGACTTCAACCCCCACTACATTCCAATCGGCGTGTTCGGATATGACCCGACGGCACCGTTGTACGACAAGCAGGATCTGGCCAAGGCCGAGGAACTCTTCCGCGCTGCGGGAGTGTGGGACGAAGGCTTCACGGTTTCGGTCATTACCGAGGAGGCCAACCTCTTCGAGACTGCTGCCCTGGTGCTGAAGGACTCCATCGAGGGCCTCAATCCGAACTTCACGATCCGGGTACTGGCCGTCGCAGAAGCCCAATTCGACGATGCCCACGCATCCGACCCCGTGCCCTACGCAATGTGGGTCAAGAACGCCGACCCGTTCGCTGATCCAGATGCCTACCTGCAGGCGTACGCTCACCCGGATGGCGAGTGGGGTGTGGTTCACGGCTTCCGCAATGGCTACCAGGACCCTGATCGGATCGCCGAACTCATCGACGAAGGCGCCCAGGAACTCGACGCTGACCGGCGAGCGGAAATCTACGCCGAGCTCCAGAGACTCCTCTACGAGGACCCGATGTGGCTCATCACTGCCCAAGAGGGTATTGCGAACGCTCATCGAGATTGGGTGGAAGGATTCGTCCTCAACCCGCTCTGGCCGCGTCCAAACGTCAAGTTCGCGCTTTTCGACAAGTAGACGAGGAAAAAGAGGGGACGCCGGCCGTGCGGCCGGCGTCCCCCAACAAACAGCCTGCTCCTGAATAGATCGACGTTGCCTGCAAACGACCTCCACAAGGACTGAAGACTCATGCAGATCAAGGACTACGTTCTCAGGAGGTTGATGATCCTCCCGATCCTCGTAATCGGCACTTCGATCATCGTCTTCACTCTCACCCGGGTCGGCGGCTCTCCAATCGGGATCTACCTCTCTCATGAGATGAGTCCCGCCGAGGTGGTGGAAATCGAGGAACGATTCCATCTCGACGAGCCACTCCCGGTGCAGTACGTCTATTGGGCACGAGGCGTCTTAGCCGGCGACCTGGGATGGTCCGGAGTCGCGGCGGCACCCGTCACACAGGTTTTCCCACAGAAGCTGGCCGCTTCGATGGAACTGGCG encodes:
- a CDS encoding TIGR03560 family F420-dependent LLM class oxidoreductase, yielding MEREEAGPRVRYSFKVWSQDADWAQLRDVWVEADQGGFWDAVWLNDHLHPPKSDPASPIMDSWTLFGGLAAVTQRIRFGAMLSANTFRHPAVLAKQAVTLDRMSGGRVEIGVGAGWHEGEHRAFGIDLPPISERFELLDETFAILHGLMTEEVFSFEGTYRTITGAVFEPKPIQTPRPPFVIGGTGPRRTIPLAAKWADQWNFPDYTNDLDLFRNRKALLVESCAEIGRDPGEIEVSVQFRFSGDLSETVERVAAYRAAGADHILISFSPPPDSSLPPSVAEVLAD
- a CDS encoding Gfo/Idh/MocA family oxidoreductase, giving the protein MSDKVRLASVGLGRWARVLARGAQRGDLVELYSCFSRSKDSRTAFQEEYGVPKSAASYEELLSDPDVEGVVITTPNDTHKDLIIRALEAGKAVYTDKPIAQTLEDALAIKKVVDQTGGVFAVGHSARRLAGSRVMKRWIEDGTVGGVSMVEANFSNERGLELTPETWRWYLSKTPGGPLIQLGVHHADNLQYLLGPVAAVSAHTRKLYTSAEVPDTTMAILEFESGALGYLGCGWASPGIYQIRLQGSRQNLMYDLDFSHWDDAHEADAWSSLVSQAYGQQERTPVDLPATDMFREQLEEFARAARGQAIVEVQVDDAIRALAIVHTAIESSRLNGKAVEVRPFLDSVGVSSG
- a CDS encoding IS110 family transposase, whose product is MAERCRRGGSRTRRWRWRRRFGEAGPEPEVVLEATWGWYWAADVIEEAGGRVHLAHPLGVKGFENRRVKNDDRDATLLADLLRVGSLPESWIAPRSLRQLRELVRYRHKLSQLRTGLKSQVHSVLGKEGVIPSLTTLWGPHGARFLEETPLGEAYEHRIDSLRDLIGRYDREITELDRRVHLQLRDDAGYRTVQQLSGVGRVFAGVFVAEIGDIDRFPNPKRLCSWVGLTPRHRESDDKVFRRSITKQGSALVRWAAVEAVARWRGGTPIRDSYQRIAERRGTNIARVAAARKLLTLVYYGIRDGEIRCLKEAA
- a CDS encoding transaldolase family protein; this encodes MTFQTEFKSPLHQTVSTTKTDFWNDSCSISELTYAIEHGAVGATSNPTIVEQVLRLERDLWNDRIHHVIAENPSWTDEDVMWKIFEEIGVKGAELLLPVFEWEEGKKGRLSIQTNPSNYRNVDRMVEQAVHFASLAPNVQVKLPVTSQGIVAIEEATYRGVNVNATVSFTVPQAIAVGEAVDRGLARRQAEGLPTNDMTPVCTIMVGRTDDWMQVVTKRDGIIVNPSYLPWAGVAVFKKAYGIFQQRGFGARLLAAAYRHHLHWSEFIGADAILTIPSGWQKLFNASQVEVRERMQIPVDPKIVAELSDRIPDFRRAYEPDGMTEIEFDTYGATVRTLRGFIASYHELIRVIREDYMLPNPDVK
- a CDS encoding TerC family protein, encoding MILAAAEGDRSSFVDLDVPAWAWSALLVIIVALLAIDLYRHRDAHAPSPKEALYESLVWVACGLAFSVFIAVTFGYDAFGEYISGYLIEKSLSVDNVFVWSMLFSTLAIPLRYQHRVLFWGIFGALALRAIFILLGTALISRFWWLLLVFGVFLVYTGVKVIRHRADEGAKEATRGLGLLHKIMPVTDQLDGQKFFTRLNGRRAATPLLSALFVVEITDVIFAVDSVPAILAVSNEPYLVFASNAFAILGLRAMYFLLANAKDRFHFLSHALGGILIFVGIKMAISHWFHMNTYLSLAIIVTMLVAAIVFSMRRAKRFLPVETVTHEGHEG
- a CDS encoding dienelactone hydrolase family protein, with translation MDSERVVVTETIAGAECDLMYIEVWDGLYAPIGMRRPDGDGPFPVVLLASGNGGEGMPWIRDAIANRGYIMDRLVEAGYACAWLRYRTEVELGYHNGGPLIRDMRQGRELFNRSPLEYEDEIAIIEYVKTLPYVDPDRVGLIGMSHGGEMVMKLASEYHGAAVAVASEPASHEYLALTPDDTAFVNEDTQLRNIESMMMTEVEKVRRRIDYPLAMERISGIQTPILVMGRETDELQGIFRLNYDLLVEAGKEVDWVSYDHDLHGYVYPKRGAGGDYEVNDVQHEAITHVLGYLDRYLK
- a CDS encoding alpha/beta hydrolase is translated as MTNELGFAPSEDPFVVQHGGFYRRWLSMIDDLDELQTTVATLKGTTQDLWVPVWREAGLRHEQEGDRQELLGDYQRARKEFLQAKTYYAIGRFPAEITDVKRTISDDCARAYRKACAHLDPPLEVVEVPHQGATIRSHFRAPAEASGNQPVPAVLIMCGADVFKEDRGWAGDMALDQGMASLVMDAPGTGENPFPWAPESVSAWEAALDWLADRPEVDADRIGAFGISRGGYSVMQLAGVAPTKVKAVAANAGHPFGYRMSDEELDVFVDHANQRASWQFGEPGGPGFFPSTSREEEREKFATWALSEQGILENITMPVLMINGKHDHLAPIGNIYFMFENGPVTGKEARIYADAGHCAFKYFDDWAPATFRWLADKLGGGQPS